The following proteins are encoded in a genomic region of Deltaproteobacteria bacterium:
- a CDS encoding alpha/beta hydrolase — MYPGTRYNAHVTAHRLASTLTRFYRQARRTARRHWQGLSVTFRGNRVPRRVDFQRGVPRPILLLQGFGSTRRSLTMLEKRLRADGFEVFSFRLGGLFGTLNTRGIDRIARDVLAKIESLRARYHLGKIAVVGHSKGGLVGRYLVSCLGGSAHIDALITLGTPHQGLPYQQLARLTRWGLAMPSVRQMRPTSRFFRRLRESQLPASVRCISIHSADDHVIPTPLAHWGDDHGAHQPLNIELAGISHTDYLIKSRVYEVIREQLKNRA, encoded by the coding sequence ATTTATCCAGGCACCCGTTATAATGCCCACGTGACCGCACATCGTTTGGCCTCCACGCTGACGCGTTTTTACCGACAGGCCCGCCGGACGGCACGGCGGCATTGGCAGGGGTTGAGCGTCACGTTTCGCGGCAATCGCGTGCCGCGCCGGGTCGATTTTCAGCGGGGCGTGCCGCGCCCGATCTTGTTGCTCCAGGGGTTCGGGAGCACGCGGCGCAGCTTGACCATGTTGGAAAAACGATTGCGCGCCGACGGCTTTGAGGTCTTTAGTTTCCGCTTAGGCGGGCTGTTCGGCACGTTGAATACGCGCGGCATCGATCGCATTGCACGCGACGTGTTGGCGAAGATCGAGAGTCTGCGTGCGCGGTATCACCTCGGCAAGATTGCAGTCGTCGGGCACTCGAAGGGCGGGCTGGTGGGTCGCTACCTGGTGTCGTGCCTCGGAGGCTCCGCCCATATCGACGCGCTGATTACGCTCGGCACCCCGCATCAAGGGCTTCCGTATCAACAATTAGCGCGACTGACGCGCTGGGGGCTGGCGATGCCGAGCGTGCGACAGATGCGCCCCACGTCGCGCTTCTTCCGCCGACTGCGCGAATCGCAACTGCCGGCGTCGGTGCGTTGTATTTCCATCCACTCCGCCGACGATCACGTCATTCCGACGCCACTGGCCCATTGGGGCGACGACCACGGCGCGCATCAACCGCTGAACATTGAACTCGCCGGCATCAGCCACACCGACTATCTGATTAAATCCCGTGTCTATGAAGTTATTCGGGAGCAGTTGAAAAATCGTGCGTAA